The following are encoded together in the Oncorhynchus gorbuscha isolate QuinsamMale2020 ecotype Even-year linkage group LG03, OgorEven_v1.0, whole genome shotgun sequence genome:
- the suox gene encoding sulfite oxidase, mitochondrial isoform X2 translates to MLLLRHCRGLTRVGLLKTQRVQLLQGAALPVAVCAGSLCARWGSSHGGHKSGQYQRSHGPNWRHALAGLLAGTGAVLAYGLHHSQTEQAATTIVQPIAPASSLPIYTQDEVTKHRSVEEGVWVTYKGSVYDITEFVSMHPGGDKILLAAGGALEPFWALYAVHSQDHVLEILSEYKVGELSAEDRLKQQSVKSTDPYSTDPERHPALRINSLKPFNAEPPPEILSDNYITPSAIFFKRNHLPVPQVDPKSYRLQVEGVPGGASLSLSLEELKTLFPKHTVTATLQCAGNRRSEMNKVKQVKGLNWGIAAISNATWSGARLKDVLLAAGFRSEVAQQTSHVQFEGLDSDVTGTTYGASIPLNKAVSEEGDVLLAYQMNGEDLPADHGYPVRVVVPGTVGARNVKWLGKIIVSEEESSSHWQQNDYKGFSPATDWDTVDFKSAPAIQELPIQSAITEPVEGAVVERSAEEVTVKGYAWSGGGREVVRVDVSLDGGRTWQVAQLQSSEKGQVPAPSPPPGRAWAWKLWELTAPLPPAVQELEIVCKAVDNSYNMQPDSVAPIWNLRGVLSNAWHRVKVTVKEDEENQKLL, encoded by the exons ATGCTGCTCCTCAGACACTGTCGAGGCCTAACCAGAGTAGGCCTTCTCAAGACTCAAAG GGTGCAGTTGTTGCAGGGTGCGGCCCTTCCTGTGGCAGTGTGTGCGGGCAGCCTCTGTGCACGCTGGGGCAGCAGTCATGGGGGGCATAAGTCAGGGCAGTACCAACGCAGCCATGGCCCCAACTGGAGACACGCCCTAGCAGGGCTGCTGGCTGGGACAGGGGCTGTACTGGCCTATGGCCTCCACCACAGCCAG ACTGAGCAGGCAGCCACCACTATAGTCCAGCCCATAGCCCCAGCCTCCTCTCTACCCATCTACACCCAGGACGAGGTCACCAAACACCGCTCTGTTGAGGAGGGCGTCTGGGTCACCTACAAGGGCAGTGTCTATGACATCACAGAGTTTGTGTCTATGCACCCTGGTGGTGATAAGATCCTGCTAGCAGCAGGTGGCGCTCTGGAGCCCTTCTGGGCACTGTATGCCGTTCACAGCCAAGACCACGTGCTGGAGATCCTGTCTGAGTATAAG gtggGTGAGCTGAGTGCAGAGGATCGGCTGAAGCAACAAAGCGTGAAATCCACGGACCCCTACTCTACCGACCCGGAGCGGCACCCTGCCCTGCGCATCAACAGCCTCAAGCCCTTCAATGCCGAGCCCCCACCCGAAATCCTCTCCGACAACTACATCACCCCTTCAGCCATCTTCTTTAAGAGGAACCACCTGCCTGTGCCACAAGTGGACCCGAAATCCTACCGGTTGCAGGTGGAGGGTGTGCCTGGTGGAGCATCTCTGAGCCTCTCTCTGGAGGAGCTGAAGACACTCTTCCCCAAACACACAGTCACGGCCACGCTGCAGTGTGCTGGCAACCGCCGCTCGGAGATGAATAAAGTCAAGCAGGTGAAGGGGCTCAATTGGGGCATCGCTGCGATAAGTAATGCTACGTGGAGCGGTGCCAGGCTGAAGGATGTGCTGCTGGCAGCTGGCTTCAGGTCAGAGGTGGCCCAGCAGACATCCCACGTTCAATTTGAAGGCCTTGACAGTGACGTGACCGGCACCACCTATGGAGCATCTATCCCGCTCAACAAGGCGGTAAGTGAAGAGGGCGACGTGCTGCTGGCTTACCAGATGAATGGAGAAGACCTACCTGCTGACCACGGCTATCCCGTGCGGGTGGTGGTGCCGGGAACGGTGGGCGCCCGCAATGTCAAGTGGCTGGGAAAGATCATAGTGAGTGAGGAGGAGAGCAGCAGCCACTGGCAGCAGAATGACTACAAGGGCTTCTCCCCTGCCACTGACTGGGACACGGTGGACTTCAAGTCGGCCCCAGCCATCCAGGAGCTGCCCATCCAGTCGGCCATCACCGAGCCAGTGGAGGGAGCTGTGGTGGAACGCAGCGCAGAGGAGGTGACAGTGAAGGGCTACGCTTGGAGCGGGGGCGGCCGGGAGGTGGTGCGTGTCGATGTGTCTCTGGATGGGGGGCGGACCTGGCAAGTGGCGCAGCTACAGAGCAGTGAGAAGGGGCAGGTCCCGGCCCCCTCGCCCCCACCCGGCAGAGCCTGGGCCTGGAAGCTGTGGGAGCTGACAGCCCCACTGCCCCCCGCGGTCCAGGAACTGGAGATTGTGTGCAAGGCGGTGGACAACAGCTACAACATGCAGCCAGACTCAGTGGCACCTATCTGGAACCTGAGGGGAGTTTTGAGTAACGCCTGGCACAGGGTGAAAGTCACAGTCAAGGAGGATGAGGAAAATCAGAAACTGTTGTGA
- the suox gene encoding sulfite oxidase, mitochondrial isoform X1, translated as MTQQTINTNAMLLLRHCRGLTRVGLLKTQRVQLLQGAALPVAVCAGSLCARWGSSHGGHKSGQYQRSHGPNWRHALAGLLAGTGAVLAYGLHHSQTEQAATTIVQPIAPASSLPIYTQDEVTKHRSVEEGVWVTYKGSVYDITEFVSMHPGGDKILLAAGGALEPFWALYAVHSQDHVLEILSEYKVGELSAEDRLKQQSVKSTDPYSTDPERHPALRINSLKPFNAEPPPEILSDNYITPSAIFFKRNHLPVPQVDPKSYRLQVEGVPGGASLSLSLEELKTLFPKHTVTATLQCAGNRRSEMNKVKQVKGLNWGIAAISNATWSGARLKDVLLAAGFRSEVAQQTSHVQFEGLDSDVTGTTYGASIPLNKAVSEEGDVLLAYQMNGEDLPADHGYPVRVVVPGTVGARNVKWLGKIIVSEEESSSHWQQNDYKGFSPATDWDTVDFKSAPAIQELPIQSAITEPVEGAVVERSAEEVTVKGYAWSGGGREVVRVDVSLDGGRTWQVAQLQSSEKGQVPAPSPPPGRAWAWKLWELTAPLPPAVQELEIVCKAVDNSYNMQPDSVAPIWNLRGVLSNAWHRVKVTVKEDEENQKLL; from the exons ATGACACAGCAG ACTATCAACACCAATGCAATGCTGCTCCTCAGACACTGTCGAGGCCTAACCAGAGTAGGCCTTCTCAAGACTCAAAG GGTGCAGTTGTTGCAGGGTGCGGCCCTTCCTGTGGCAGTGTGTGCGGGCAGCCTCTGTGCACGCTGGGGCAGCAGTCATGGGGGGCATAAGTCAGGGCAGTACCAACGCAGCCATGGCCCCAACTGGAGACACGCCCTAGCAGGGCTGCTGGCTGGGACAGGGGCTGTACTGGCCTATGGCCTCCACCACAGCCAG ACTGAGCAGGCAGCCACCACTATAGTCCAGCCCATAGCCCCAGCCTCCTCTCTACCCATCTACACCCAGGACGAGGTCACCAAACACCGCTCTGTTGAGGAGGGCGTCTGGGTCACCTACAAGGGCAGTGTCTATGACATCACAGAGTTTGTGTCTATGCACCCTGGTGGTGATAAGATCCTGCTAGCAGCAGGTGGCGCTCTGGAGCCCTTCTGGGCACTGTATGCCGTTCACAGCCAAGACCACGTGCTGGAGATCCTGTCTGAGTATAAG gtggGTGAGCTGAGTGCAGAGGATCGGCTGAAGCAACAAAGCGTGAAATCCACGGACCCCTACTCTACCGACCCGGAGCGGCACCCTGCCCTGCGCATCAACAGCCTCAAGCCCTTCAATGCCGAGCCCCCACCCGAAATCCTCTCCGACAACTACATCACCCCTTCAGCCATCTTCTTTAAGAGGAACCACCTGCCTGTGCCACAAGTGGACCCGAAATCCTACCGGTTGCAGGTGGAGGGTGTGCCTGGTGGAGCATCTCTGAGCCTCTCTCTGGAGGAGCTGAAGACACTCTTCCCCAAACACACAGTCACGGCCACGCTGCAGTGTGCTGGCAACCGCCGCTCGGAGATGAATAAAGTCAAGCAGGTGAAGGGGCTCAATTGGGGCATCGCTGCGATAAGTAATGCTACGTGGAGCGGTGCCAGGCTGAAGGATGTGCTGCTGGCAGCTGGCTTCAGGTCAGAGGTGGCCCAGCAGACATCCCACGTTCAATTTGAAGGCCTTGACAGTGACGTGACCGGCACCACCTATGGAGCATCTATCCCGCTCAACAAGGCGGTAAGTGAAGAGGGCGACGTGCTGCTGGCTTACCAGATGAATGGAGAAGACCTACCTGCTGACCACGGCTATCCCGTGCGGGTGGTGGTGCCGGGAACGGTGGGCGCCCGCAATGTCAAGTGGCTGGGAAAGATCATAGTGAGTGAGGAGGAGAGCAGCAGCCACTGGCAGCAGAATGACTACAAGGGCTTCTCCCCTGCCACTGACTGGGACACGGTGGACTTCAAGTCGGCCCCAGCCATCCAGGAGCTGCCCATCCAGTCGGCCATCACCGAGCCAGTGGAGGGAGCTGTGGTGGAACGCAGCGCAGAGGAGGTGACAGTGAAGGGCTACGCTTGGAGCGGGGGCGGCCGGGAGGTGGTGCGTGTCGATGTGTCTCTGGATGGGGGGCGGACCTGGCAAGTGGCGCAGCTACAGAGCAGTGAGAAGGGGCAGGTCCCGGCCCCCTCGCCCCCACCCGGCAGAGCCTGGGCCTGGAAGCTGTGGGAGCTGACAGCCCCACTGCCCCCCGCGGTCCAGGAACTGGAGATTGTGTGCAAGGCGGTGGACAACAGCTACAACATGCAGCCAGACTCAGTGGCACCTATCTGGAACCTGAGGGGAGTTTTGAGTAACGCCTGGCACAGGGTGAAAGTCACAGTCAAGGAGGATGAGGAAAATCAGAAACTGTTGTGA
- the LOC124031201 gene encoding transmembrane protein 198-like, translating to MTDPDGAEGEGLAEVNACSLEIERKYEVIPAVICSMCCLFGIIYCFIGYRCFKAVMFLSGLMFGSVIIFLLCHKERVLDTQLSVEVSAGIGLGIGLLCGLVTMLVRSVGLFMTGLLLGLLLALATLLVTHQFYTPTTVWVPLGVLLGTGMLFAVLTLQWQKLFTVLSTSVFGAAIMMVCVDYFVEMLALARHAYQYLRLSPAPSLCWYSWVILGIWPALSFMGVLVQWKLTAVGFSHTEVIISRRQKRAQLMQIRQKDVKKCQQNSGQEGTYRRKPTPVKRYAGDLLAPSYLQSLRDRQMGTGNSLSSLGTTNHTIIDFDYETSSTVPLTITTPVNRV from the exons ATGACAGACCCTGACGGGGCTGAAGGGGAGGGCCTGGCCGAGGTGAACGCCTGCAGCCTGGAGATCGAGAGGAAGTATGAGGTCATCCCTGCCGTCATTTGCTCCATGTGCTGCCTGTTCGGCATCATCTACTGCTTCATTG gaTATCGCTGCTTCAAGGCGGTCATGTTCCTGTCGGGCCTGATGTTCGGCTCTGTCATAATCTTCCTGTTGTGCCACAAGGAGCGTGTGCTGGACACCCAGCTGAGTGTGGAGGTCTCGGCGGGTATCGGCCTGGGCATCGGCCTGCTGTGTGGCCTGGTCACCATGCTGGTGCGCTCCGTGGGTCTCTTCATGACGGGTCTGTTACTGGGCCTGCTACTTGCCCTCGCCACCCTGCTGGTCACCCACCAGTTCTACACACCCACCACCGTCTGGGTGCCCTTAGGGGTGCTGCTGGGCACTGGCATGCTGTTTGCTGTGCTCACCCTACAGTGGCAGAAGCTCTTCACCGTGTTGTCTACGTCTGTGTTCGGGGCGGCCATCATGATGGTGTGCGTTGACTACTTTGTGGAGATGCTGGCGCTGGCCAGACACGCGTATCAGTACTTGAGGCTGTCACCGGCGCCGTCGCTCTGCTGGTACAGCTGGGTGATCCTGGGTATCTGGCCGGCACTCAGCTTCATGGGGGTGCTGGTGCAGTGGAAGCTGACAGCCGTGGGGTTCTCACATACTGAGG tcATCATCAGCAGGAGGCAGAAGCGGGCCCAGTTGATGCAGATCAGACAGAAAGATGTCAAAAAGTGCCAGCAGAACAGTGGGCAGGAGGGCACATACCGTCGCAAGCCCACTCCCGTCAAACGCTATGCCGGAGACCTGCTGGcaccg AGCTACCTGCAGAGTCTTAGGGACAGACAGATGGGCACAGGCAACTCCCTCAGCAGCCTGGGCACTACCAACCACACAATAATCGACTTTGACTATGAGACAAGCTCCACCGTAcccctcaccatcaccacacctgtCAACAGGGTCTGA